Proteins found in one Limnohabitans sp. TEGF004 genomic segment:
- the hpnD gene encoding presqualene diphosphate synthase HpnD, with protein MTPQDYVQQKASASGSSFYYAFLFLPPQRRAAITAFYAFCREVDDVVDEVTDPGVAASKLAWWHNEVHQAFAGKPNHPVTQALMPLVAEFGIEEASLQSVIEGCEMDLTQTRYLDYPNLRRYCHLVAGVVGEVSAKIFGQTDAATTAYAHKLGQAFQLTNIIRDVGEDALRGRIYLPVTELQQFDVKAHEILNRLDSDRFQALMQFQAARAHALYDEALALLPANDWKHQKPGLMMASIYRTLLREIEAKKFPVLTQRVALTPLHKLWLAWKMQALGRF; from the coding sequence ATGACACCTCAAGACTACGTTCAGCAAAAAGCATCTGCCTCGGGCAGCAGCTTTTATTACGCCTTCCTGTTTCTTCCGCCCCAACGCCGCGCCGCCATCACCGCGTTTTATGCGTTCTGCCGTGAGGTAGACGATGTGGTGGATGAGGTGACCGACCCCGGCGTGGCCGCCAGCAAACTGGCTTGGTGGCACAACGAGGTGCACCAAGCTTTTGCGGGCAAACCGAATCACCCTGTGACACAAGCACTCATGCCTTTGGTGGCGGAGTTCGGCATTGAAGAAGCCTCACTGCAATCGGTGATTGAGGGTTGCGAGATGGACCTCACGCAAACGCGGTACCTCGACTACCCCAACCTCAGGCGCTACTGCCACTTGGTGGCTGGCGTGGTGGGCGAAGTGTCAGCCAAGATTTTTGGTCAGACCGATGCAGCGACGACCGCCTATGCCCACAAATTGGGCCAAGCATTTCAGCTCACCAACATCATTCGCGATGTGGGTGAAGACGCCCTACGTGGCCGCATTTACTTGCCCGTCACTGAGTTGCAACAGTTCGATGTGAAAGCCCACGAAATTTTGAACCGCTTGGACTCAGACCGTTTTCAAGCCCTCATGCAATTCCAAGCCGCACGCGCCCATGCGCTGTATGACGAAGCCTTGGCGCTTTTACCCGCCAACGACTGGAAACACCAAAAACCAGGCCTGATGATGGCCAGCATTTACCGCACCTTGTTGCGCGAAATCGAAGCCAAAAAGTTTCCGGTGCTCACCCAACGTGTGGCCCTGACTCCGCTACACAAACTCTGGCTGGCTTGGAAGATGCAAGCCTTGGGCCGCTTCTAA
- a CDS encoding transcriptional regulator, with translation MSQDELSINGDLLRLRREARGWALSDMAIRACMSVKQIRQLEEGGMSSFYSPAVKATAAKKVGGLLGISVDEVFGHASQEAYVESVPQDSTTPVEPVSAVQDVMIELSETASAPDEEPVVLTQSEEKKSKTSLWVIAGLFAAALAVAAYMQPQEEPAAEPAPPLQTVPSDAVDAASIAELPASNASSVEVSVSTPQKSASGLTASAAPVASAVRPASVSSASAGPVAPASKAAP, from the coding sequence ATGAGTCAAGACGAGCTCTCTATCAACGGCGATTTGCTGCGCCTTCGTCGTGAAGCTCGTGGTTGGGCTTTGAGTGACATGGCAATCCGAGCCTGCATGTCCGTCAAGCAAATTCGCCAGTTGGAAGAAGGCGGTATGAGCTCCTTTTACAGCCCTGCGGTTAAAGCAACGGCTGCAAAAAAAGTAGGTGGCTTGCTTGGCATCTCAGTAGATGAGGTTTTCGGTCATGCGTCCCAAGAAGCGTACGTTGAAAGCGTGCCTCAAGACTCAACAACGCCAGTTGAGCCTGTTTCGGCTGTTCAAGATGTGATGATTGAGCTCTCAGAAACAGCGTCTGCGCCAGATGAAGAACCGGTTGTTTTGACGCAATCTGAAGAAAAAAAATCGAAGACGTCACTTTGGGTGATTGCAGGGCTATTTGCTGCTGCGTTGGCTGTTGCTGCTTACATGCAACCGCAAGAAGAGCCAGCTGCGGAACCAGCGCCGCCTTTACAAACCGTACCTTCGGACGCTGTTGACGCCGCCAGTATTGCCGAGTTGCCTGCATCTAATGCATCCTCTGTGGAGGTTAGCGTTTCAACTCCCCAGAAATCTGCATCAGGTTTGACGGCGTCTGCAGCTCCTGTGGCATCGGCTGTTCGCCCTGCTAGTGTGTCGAGTGCCTCTGCTGGACCTGTCGCGCCAGCCAGTAAAGCGGCACCTTAA
- a CDS encoding shikimate dehydrogenase has translation MNNTFTMAGVMGWPVAHSRSPAIHNHWIRKHHLNGAYGLFPVPPTHLEAAIRGIQALGLAGCNLTIPHKVEAMAYMDWVDPLAQRMGAINTIVVQADGALHGFNNDGFGFLQSLRDAQPNWRADLGPIVIVGAGGAARAIVVSLIDAGATEIRLLNRTHHKAQALAQEFGTPVTSFDWSERHEALAGAALLVNTTNQGMHGEAPLDLSLDQLPTNALVSDAIYIPLETPLLQAARLRGNTTVNGLGMLLHQASPAFQAWFGVTPEVTPELRKLIIATF, from the coding sequence ATGAACAATACATTCACCATGGCGGGGGTCATGGGTTGGCCTGTGGCTCACTCTCGCTCACCTGCTATTCATAACCACTGGATTCGCAAGCATCACCTCAATGGCGCTTATGGCTTGTTCCCGGTTCCTCCAACCCATCTTGAAGCTGCCATTCGAGGCATTCAAGCCTTAGGACTGGCGGGCTGCAACCTCACCATTCCACACAAAGTTGAAGCGATGGCCTATATGGACTGGGTTGACCCGCTCGCCCAACGCATGGGCGCCATCAACACCATCGTGGTGCAAGCAGATGGCGCACTTCATGGGTTCAACAACGATGGCTTTGGTTTCCTCCAGAGCTTGCGTGATGCGCAGCCCAACTGGCGCGCCGACCTAGGTCCCATTGTCATCGTGGGGGCCGGCGGCGCAGCCCGGGCGATTGTTGTCAGTTTGATTGACGCTGGCGCAACAGAAATTCGACTTCTTAATCGCACACACCATAAGGCGCAAGCGCTCGCGCAAGAGTTTGGGACGCCTGTCACATCGTTTGACTGGTCTGAGCGTCATGAAGCCTTGGCAGGTGCGGCCCTGCTCGTCAACACAACCAATCAAGGCATGCATGGCGAAGCACCACTTGACCTTTCTTTAGACCAATTGCCCACAAATGCGCTGGTTTCAGATGCAATTTACATACCGCTTGAAACACCGTTGCTTCAAGCGGCACGCTTGCGCGGCAACACCACCGTCAACGGACTCGGGATGCTGTTGCATCAAGCCAGTCCAGCATTTCAAGCTTGGTTTGGCGTGACGCCTGAAGTCACTCCCGAACTACGCAAACTCATCATTGCAACTTTTTAA
- a CDS encoding response regulator transcription factor has product MYIGLLEDEPHLAQHVCAILETAGHTTSLFNNGADMVKAVGRDTIDLFILDWRVPRMSGLEVLKHIRNVRGLKEPVLFLTSRTDEQDIVEALNAGADDYCTKPVRPQELLARITALLRRTYPEHNNRDTTRTLLGYAFNKLDNSVGFENQQITLSEKEFKLALFLFDNHERAISRERLMQEVWGGEGDALSRSLDVHISWLRKKLNLAATAPHLRLKPIYGFGYRLMALNGTTNDV; this is encoded by the coding sequence ATGTACATCGGGCTTCTAGAAGACGAACCGCATCTTGCGCAACATGTCTGCGCCATCCTTGAAACAGCAGGTCACACCACCAGCCTTTTCAACAATGGCGCAGACATGGTCAAAGCGGTTGGACGCGACACGATTGACTTGTTCATACTCGATTGGAGAGTGCCGCGCATGTCTGGACTTGAAGTACTCAAACACATTCGAAATGTGCGAGGGCTGAAAGAACCCGTTCTATTTTTGACGAGTCGCACGGATGAACAAGACATCGTTGAAGCGTTGAATGCAGGTGCAGATGATTACTGCACCAAGCCTGTACGCCCCCAAGAACTCTTGGCACGCATCACGGCATTGCTACGGCGCACCTACCCTGAGCACAACAACCGCGACACCACTCGCACCTTATTGGGTTATGCATTCAACAAGCTTGACAACTCGGTTGGGTTTGAAAATCAGCAAATCACGTTGTCTGAAAAAGAATTCAAGCTCGCTTTGTTTCTTTTCGATAACCATGAGCGAGCCATCTCCAGAGAACGTTTGATGCAAGAAGTTTGGGGTGGCGAAGGCGATGCCCTTTCCCGTTCGCTTGATGTTCATATTTCTTGGTTGCGCAAAAAGTTAAACCTCGCAGCAACAGCCCCCCACTTGCGACTCAAACCTATTTATGGATTTGGGTACCGTTTGATGGCCTTGAATGGAACAACAAACGATGTTTAA
- a CDS encoding M23 family metallopeptidase yields the protein MMLRRFVTAARLLPGLVSGGWTRQYEDARIILEQNGDLHYLNISGRMQRILVRGGILATGAMLAAITVLFVTSLSLMLSRAKLERSHEEVYRALLSSASDSEGAEVLTMSDEQMVSLAQTIRDRDMSIRRFVDTSMVAVSQENVTMKSQLEASGLTEKIVKIIQQNAANGGFNLEDDVKSNPLLRGKVADELSTNRGLREVLYALPSVMPVPNYSVTSDFGVRRHPISGQTHFHTGLDMLSQTGDEKVHPVKPGVVVLAQFHTQYGNTVVVRHTNGVESLYAHLANIEVKLGDKVTNESVLGNIGSTGSSSTGKHLHLEILIGGYPVNPQKVIRTAQYVQQIQNQQR from the coding sequence ATGATGCTGCGCCGGTTCGTTACTGCTGCTCGATTGCTTCCTGGACTTGTGTCTGGTGGCTGGACGCGTCAGTATGAAGATGCGCGCATCATCTTGGAGCAAAACGGTGATCTCCACTACCTGAACATCAGTGGTCGGATGCAACGCATTTTGGTGCGTGGTGGCATTTTGGCGACAGGTGCGATGTTGGCAGCTATCACGGTTTTGTTTGTCACCAGCCTCAGTTTGATGCTGAGTCGTGCCAAGCTAGAACGATCTCATGAAGAGGTGTATCGTGCCTTGCTTAGTAGCGCTTCTGATTCGGAGGGGGCTGAGGTTCTGACCATGAGCGATGAGCAAATGGTTTCTTTGGCTCAAACGATTCGTGACCGCGACATGAGTATTCGTCGCTTTGTTGATACGTCGATGGTGGCGGTTTCGCAAGAAAACGTGACGATGAAGTCTCAGCTTGAGGCGTCTGGTTTGACCGAAAAAATCGTCAAAATCATTCAGCAGAATGCGGCAAACGGTGGCTTTAATTTAGAAGACGATGTCAAAAGCAACCCCTTGCTTCGCGGCAAAGTCGCTGATGAATTGTCGACCAATCGTGGTTTGCGTGAAGTTCTGTATGCGCTGCCTAGCGTTATGCCAGTGCCGAATTACAGCGTGACCTCTGATTTCGGTGTTCGTCGTCACCCGATTTCTGGACAGACGCACTTTCACACAGGTCTGGATATGCTGAGCCAAACGGGAGATGAAAAGGTTCACCCCGTTAAGCCTGGTGTGGTGGTCTTGGCGCAGTTCCATACGCAATATGGCAACACTGTGGTCGTTCGTCATACGAATGGCGTTGAGTCGCTCTACGCGCATTTGGCAAATATCGAAGTGAAATTGGGTGACAAAGTCACTAACGAATCTGTGCTGGGTAACATCGGCAGCACGGGTTCTTCGTCAACAGGTAAGCACCTGCATTTGGAAATCTTGATTGGCGGATACCCAGTCAACCCACAAAAAGTTATACGGACGGCACAATATGTTCAACAAATCCAAAACCAACAACGTTAA
- the hemH gene encoding ferrochelatase, giving the protein MFKPAFNPEPPFTHGQAPRTAVLLCNLGTPDEPTAPAVRRYLAEFLGDHRVVEIPRLVWMAILHGIILRVRPAKSAAKYATIWTDEGSPLKIWTNKQALALQEVFNAHGEAVTVRYAMRYGNPSIASQLDALKAEGFTRVLILPAYPQYSGTTTASVFDAVYHWGLRSRVLPEFRFINHYHDHPAYIQALAERVRAHWAEHGQAERLVMSFHGVPERTLHLGDPYHCECYKTARLLGESLGLTKAQYMVTFQSRFGKAKWLEPYTEPTLIALAQQGVKRVDLICPGFTSDCLETLEEISQEAQEAYLHAGGEVFHYIPCLNDSAAWVQGMYELSVTHMAGWPMQTADAGQLAISRQEALSLGAKN; this is encoded by the coding sequence ATGTTCAAACCTGCCTTCAATCCCGAACCGCCATTCACCCATGGACAAGCGCCACGCACCGCCGTTTTGCTGTGCAACCTAGGAACGCCTGACGAACCCACAGCACCGGCTGTGCGCCGCTACTTGGCCGAATTTTTAGGCGACCACCGTGTGGTGGAAATCCCCCGCTTGGTGTGGATGGCCATCCTGCACGGCATCATCTTGCGTGTGCGCCCGGCCAAATCTGCCGCCAAGTACGCCACCATTTGGACAGACGAAGGCTCGCCGCTCAAGATCTGGACAAACAAACAAGCACTTGCTTTGCAAGAAGTTTTCAACGCCCACGGCGAGGCTGTGACTGTGCGCTATGCCATGCGTTACGGCAACCCATCGATTGCCAGCCAACTTGATGCGCTCAAAGCAGAAGGCTTCACGCGTGTCTTGATATTGCCGGCTTACCCACAGTACTCAGGCACCACCACAGCCAGCGTGTTTGATGCGGTGTACCACTGGGGACTGCGCAGCCGTGTGCTGCCCGAGTTCCGTTTCATCAACCACTACCACGACCACCCTGCTTACATCCAAGCACTGGCTGAGCGCGTACGCGCGCATTGGGCCGAACACGGCCAAGCTGAACGCTTGGTGATGAGTTTTCACGGCGTACCTGAACGCACTCTACACTTAGGTGACCCTTACCACTGCGAGTGCTACAAAACGGCACGCTTGCTCGGCGAGTCCTTGGGCTTGACCAAAGCCCAGTACATGGTGACCTTCCAATCGCGCTTTGGCAAAGCGAAGTGGCTTGAACCCTACACCGAGCCAACCCTGATTGCACTGGCACAGCAAGGTGTCAAACGCGTCGATTTGATTTGCCCCGGTTTCACCAGTGACTGCCTAGAAACCTTAGAAGAAATTTCCCAAGAAGCGCAAGAGGCTTATTTGCATGCAGGTGGTGAGGTGTTTCATTACATCCCATGCCTCAATGACAGCGCTGCATGGGTGCAAGGCATGTATGAACTGAGCGTGACCCACATGGCTGGATGGCCAATGCAAACGGCTGACGCAGGGCAACTAGCGATCAGTCGTCAGGAGGCTTTATCGCTAGGCGCCAAAAACTAA
- a CDS encoding polymer-forming cytoskeletal protein, producing the protein MSNQSDSLESVVIGDGVIVKGTFTVPSKAIINGVIEGDLTAEEVLIGPTGKITGRVSAKVIDVRGQLHNTIISEKSLIVRSTGKIAGKVQYSEIEIEKGGEIEGTLSQDANGPVVQVGGSAA; encoded by the coding sequence ATGTCTAATCAATCTGATTCGCTCGAAAGTGTTGTTATCGGTGACGGTGTCATCGTTAAGGGTACGTTCACTGTTCCCTCAAAAGCCATTATTAATGGCGTGATTGAGGGGGATTTAACTGCAGAAGAAGTCTTGATCGGGCCAACAGGCAAGATCACCGGCCGCGTGTCCGCCAAAGTGATCGATGTGCGTGGCCAGCTCCACAACACCATCATTTCAGAGAAGAGCTTGATCGTTCGCTCAACCGGCAAGATCGCCGGCAAAGTTCAATACTCAGAAATTGAGATTGAAAAAGGTGGCGAGATCGAAGGTACTTTGAGTCAAGATGCCAACGGTCCAGTGGTTCAAGTCGGTGGTTCTGCCGCCTAA
- a CDS encoding HAD-IA family hydrolase: MLNLSKIQAITLDLDDTLWPVWPTIARAEVVLQAWLAVHAPQTAQLCADAEVKKRIRIEVNQRHADKAHDLSFLRRESIRESLLRAGDAPHLAEAAFDVFFAERQNVTLYDGVQDALARLSARYPLVGLSNGNADVFLTEAAPYFKASVSARLFGVAKPDARIFHAAAAQLDLPVDAVLHLGDDATTDVLGAMNAGMQTAWVNTQGHDWPHEAIQPLTVRHLAELCDHVLT, from the coding sequence ATGCTGAACCTTTCCAAAATACAAGCCATAACCTTAGACCTTGACGACACTTTGTGGCCCGTCTGGCCCACCATCGCCCGCGCCGAGGTGGTTTTGCAAGCGTGGTTGGCGGTTCACGCCCCGCAAACCGCACAGCTTTGTGCAGATGCCGAAGTCAAAAAACGCATCCGAATCGAGGTGAACCAACGCCATGCAGACAAGGCGCACGACTTGAGTTTTTTGCGTCGCGAGTCCATCCGTGAAAGCTTGCTGCGAGCAGGTGATGCGCCGCATTTGGCGGAGGCAGCGTTTGACGTGTTCTTTGCCGAACGTCAAAACGTCACCCTTTATGACGGGGTGCAAGACGCGCTGGCGCGGTTGTCTGCACGCTATCCGTTGGTGGGTTTGTCCAACGGCAATGCCGATGTGTTTCTCACCGAGGCTGCCCCGTATTTCAAGGCGTCTGTGAGTGCCCGTTTGTTTGGTGTGGCCAAGCCTGATGCACGTATTTTTCATGCAGCCGCAGCACAGTTGGATTTGCCTGTTGATGCCGTGTTGCATTTAGGGGATGACGCCACCACCGATGTGTTGGGCGCAATGAATGCAGGAATGCAAACCGCATGGGTTAACACCCAAGGCCATGACTGGCCACACGAGGCCATTCAGCCTTTAACGGTGCGCCACTTGGCTGAGTTGTGCGACCACGTGTTGACCTGA
- a CDS encoding FecR domain-containing protein, producing MEQQTMFKKWWALGLSAIYLSTIHAQQADNAAQRPLIIYKVQAGDTLSQLSARFFVDAANLEVIRSLNHLRHIDLLPSGKHLKIPREFVKQSPSQATIISISCTRMIRAGSPPKALSVGSVLAEGTIIDVPAECQVSMLLEDSSVIRLPSSAAVKFSVLRKNALESSPQVELELVRGRIELDVNKNRSRTTPFDVRTPLSVTGVRGTEFRVGYAPTEQVGQVEVVRGIVAATGISDSQSQPVSKGQGLPFDRSGKAMAIENLLDAPVFERAEATHATPPTHAIKLAPNPSAKHYVVLNTKSANLLGEQTSQTITTAEVLATNLSQDAVFYQFASVSPSGLIGPSRQYGFCSVTGDIKFGRCRARFDAPLADGALITFSLIKHALGTTQELVSTQKLQARNGRFVIEGLPAGHYTWNMSYLTSSPGNTNHESTLTKQSGYFDLIALKTNLP from the coding sequence ATGGAACAACAAACGATGTTTAAAAAATGGTGGGCGCTTGGGTTGAGTGCAATTTATCTCTCAACCATTCATGCGCAGCAAGCAGACAACGCGGCTCAACGTCCGTTGATTATTTATAAAGTTCAAGCAGGCGATACGCTGTCGCAACTTTCAGCACGCTTTTTCGTCGACGCAGCAAACCTCGAAGTCATTCGTAGCTTGAACCACTTGCGCCACATTGACTTGTTACCCTCGGGAAAGCACCTCAAAATACCTAGGGAATTTGTCAAACAAAGCCCATCACAAGCCACCATCATTAGCATTTCATGCACGCGAATGATTCGTGCAGGCTCGCCACCCAAAGCACTCTCTGTTGGTTCAGTGCTCGCAGAAGGCACCATCATTGATGTACCTGCTGAATGTCAGGTGTCAATGCTTTTAGAGGACAGCTCGGTCATTCGACTGCCCTCCAGCGCCGCGGTTAAATTCTCTGTCCTACGCAAGAACGCGCTCGAATCCAGCCCACAAGTTGAACTCGAATTGGTGCGGGGTCGCATTGAACTTGATGTGAACAAAAACCGCTCACGCACAACACCATTTGATGTGCGAACCCCGCTATCGGTCACTGGCGTACGAGGCACCGAATTTCGTGTGGGTTACGCCCCTACGGAACAAGTCGGCCAAGTCGAAGTGGTTCGCGGAATAGTTGCAGCGACAGGGATAAGCGATAGCCAATCCCAACCCGTTTCCAAAGGACAGGGACTACCCTTTGACCGTTCGGGAAAGGCAATGGCCATTGAGAATTTGCTCGATGCCCCCGTGTTCGAACGCGCAGAAGCGACTCATGCAACACCACCGACCCATGCGATCAAACTCGCACCAAATCCCAGCGCAAAACACTATGTGGTGCTCAACACAAAAAGTGCAAATCTATTGGGGGAGCAAACCTCACAAACAATCACAACAGCAGAGGTGTTGGCGACCAACCTCAGTCAAGACGCTGTTTTTTATCAATTCGCCTCAGTCTCTCCAAGCGGCCTCATCGGACCCTCGCGACAATATGGTTTTTGCAGCGTCACAGGTGATATTAAATTTGGACGTTGCCGAGCAAGATTTGATGCGCCACTGGCAGATGGGGCTTTGATCACGTTTTCCCTCATCAAACATGCACTCGGTACCACACAAGAATTGGTATCTACCCAAAAGCTACAAGCTCGTAACGGACGTTTCGTGATTGAAGGCTTACCTGCCGGACATTACACCTGGAACATGTCTTACCTGACCTCATCACCTGGCAATACCAACCACGAATCGACACTCACCAAGCAATCCGGATACTTTGATCTGATTGCTCTGAAAACCAATCTACCTTGA
- the hpnE gene encoding hydroxysqualene dehydroxylase HpnE codes for MKQLTIVGAGWAGLAASIAATQAGWHVQLFEAAKTAGGRARSLQQSFAGKPLDNGQHVLIGAYRDTLALMRTVGLNPSALLQRLPLDLRYADGQGLSLPDWPMPLNLMAGIGRAQGWSLKDKASLIQAAWGWQRAQFECDPTWTVAQLGDASRLSERVMMQLIEPLCLSALNTPVDESSATVFLRVLHDALLGGTGSSDLLVPRVDLGALLPDACLQWLSARGADILLSTRVSAAHIETLQHTASPDNAVLLACPAWEAARLTADIAPKWAYQCAELPHTVIATVYLHCKDPGFKGLSQPMVALHCDAQAPAQFVFDKGALSEQQGLLAAVVSACHTERDELTEQVHDQVSEQLELSHLEIVQTVVEKRATLACTPMLDRPEPFIADGLWACGDYIRGPYPSTLEGAVRSGQHVVAQLSQVAHR; via the coding sequence ATGAAGCAACTGACCATCGTGGGCGCAGGCTGGGCGGGTTTGGCTGCTTCTATAGCCGCAACGCAAGCAGGCTGGCATGTGCAGCTGTTTGAAGCCGCAAAAACCGCAGGTGGCCGTGCCCGCAGTTTGCAACAAAGTTTTGCAGGCAAGCCTTTGGACAACGGCCAACACGTACTCATTGGAGCCTACCGCGACACGCTGGCACTGATGCGCACCGTGGGCTTGAACCCAAGCGCTTTGTTGCAGCGCCTACCGCTTGATTTGCGCTACGCCGATGGCCAAGGCCTGAGCCTTCCTGATTGGCCCATGCCCCTCAACCTGATGGCAGGTATTGGCCGTGCACAAGGCTGGTCTCTCAAAGACAAAGCCAGTCTCATTCAAGCCGCATGGGGATGGCAACGCGCGCAGTTTGAATGCGACCCCACATGGACCGTGGCTCAGTTAGGCGATGCCTCGCGCTTGAGTGAACGTGTGATGATGCAACTCATCGAGCCACTCTGCTTATCAGCGCTCAACACCCCCGTGGATGAATCCAGCGCGACCGTGTTTTTGCGTGTGCTGCATGATGCGCTATTAGGAGGTACGGGCAGCTCAGACCTGCTGGTGCCTCGCGTGGATTTAGGTGCTTTGCTGCCAGATGCTTGTTTGCAATGGCTCAGCGCCCGTGGTGCGGACATCCTTCTGAGCACGCGTGTGTCTGCCGCACACATTGAAACGCTGCAACACACGGCATCCCCCGACAATGCGGTACTTCTGGCATGTCCTGCTTGGGAAGCTGCACGCCTAACGGCAGACATTGCTCCGAAGTGGGCTTACCAATGTGCTGAGCTGCCGCACACCGTAATTGCCACGGTGTATTTGCATTGCAAAGATCCAGGGTTCAAAGGCTTATCGCAGCCCATGGTGGCGTTGCACTGTGACGCGCAAGCGCCGGCACAGTTTGTGTTTGACAAAGGGGCGCTGTCTGAACAGCAAGGCTTACTGGCTGCGGTGGTCAGCGCATGCCACACCGAGCGCGATGAGCTCACCGAGCAGGTGCACGATCAAGTCAGCGAACAGCTAGAGCTCAGCCATTTAGAAATCGTGCAAACCGTGGTCGAAAAACGCGCCACGCTGGCCTGCACACCCATGCTGGATAGGCCAGAGCCTTTTATCGCGGATGGCCTATGGGCTTGCGGCGACTACATCCGCGGCCCCTACCCATCCACCCTTGAAGGGGCCGTGCGCTCAGGTCAACACGTGGTCGCACAACTCAGCCAAGTGGCGCACCGTTAA
- a CDS encoding polymer-forming cytoskeletal protein yields MFNKSKTNNVNLSQENASMPDMEEEQVEAVAEEEVSTQPAVAAPAQPTNQRTSMMDMISTAATKPSILSEGFSFRGEIAAKGAIHVEGALNGQIQVDELTIGARGQVEGVVTCSSLHIKGKFSGTATCNELIVTSSASVDGHVVYQTLSVQKGASIKGELLLVK; encoded by the coding sequence ATGTTCAACAAATCCAAAACCAACAACGTTAATCTTTCTCAAGAAAACGCTTCTATGCCAGACATGGAAGAAGAGCAAGTAGAAGCTGTTGCTGAAGAAGAGGTGTCGACGCAACCTGCCGTCGCTGCACCAGCCCAACCAACCAACCAACGTACCAGCATGATGGACATGATCTCAACTGCCGCCACCAAACCTTCGATTTTGAGTGAAGGTTTTTCTTTCCGTGGTGAGATTGCTGCCAAAGGCGCCATCCACGTAGAAGGTGCATTGAACGGCCAAATTCAAGTGGATGAACTCACCATTGGTGCACGTGGTCAAGTCGAGGGTGTTGTGACTTGCAGCAGCTTGCACATCAAGGGTAAGTTCTCTGGCACTGCCACTTGCAATGAGTTGATCGTGACTTCTTCGGCGTCTGTGGATGGCCATGTGGTTTACCAAACTCTGTCCGTTCAAAAGGGAGCCTCTATCAAGGGCGAACTTTTGTTGGTCAAATAA